Proteins found in one Cellulomonas palmilytica genomic segment:
- a CDS encoding dodecin family protein encodes MSVARITTISARSEKSFDDAVRLGVERASATLRNVSGAWVKDQKVEVADGTITAYHVVLEVTFVLE; translated from the coding sequence CGTCGCCCGCATCACCACCATCAGCGCCCGCTCCGAGAAGAGCTTCGACGACGCCGTACGGCTCGGGGTCGAACGCGCGTCGGCGACCCTGCGCAACGTGTCGGGCGCGTGGGTCAAGGACCAGAAGGTCGAGGTGGCCGACGGCACGATCACCGCGTACCACGTGGTGCTGGAGGTCACCTTCGTCCTCGAGTGA
- a CDS encoding DUF6318 family protein, translating to MPSPSPTAPPTPEAAQTTAVPPVPGTDPTTRPQRPAAFDGPADKESAGAIAEYYLHLFAYAAATHDLDEMKELTSSTCTYCNKLIDLIEQYEAEGVVTEGGAIRVDDIAVMDRSDTLFTATVTYTQAASREIGPGGDVVAEGSGGKRVHEIDVLKHEGSWVVTAWLSR from the coding sequence ATGCCCTCGCCATCGCCTACCGCGCCGCCGACACCCGAGGCGGCCCAGACCACCGCAGTGCCCCCGGTCCCAGGAACCGATCCGACGACCCGGCCGCAGCGGCCCGCCGCATTCGATGGCCCCGCCGACAAGGAGTCGGCAGGAGCGATCGCCGAGTACTACCTGCACCTCTTCGCCTACGCCGCGGCCACGCACGATCTCGATGAGATGAAGGAACTCACGTCGAGCACGTGCACGTACTGCAACAAACTCATCGACCTCATCGAGCAGTACGAAGCCGAGGGAGTCGTCACCGAAGGTGGCGCAATCCGAGTCGACGACATCGCTGTCATGGACCGGAGCGACACGCTCTTCACAGCGACGGTCACCTACACCCAGGCTGCATCGCGCGAGATCGGTCCTGGGGGCGACGTCGTTGCCGAGGGGTCAGGAGGCAAGCGCGTTCACGAGATCGACGTCCTGAAGCACGAGGGTTCGTGGGTGGTGACGGCGTGGCTCAGCCGTTGA
- a CDS encoding transglutaminase family protein: MNRLRVVHTSTFRYAAPVQASYNEARMTPVSQAGQTVVSSRFEAQPHTWSYEYRDYWGTAVTAFEVLVPHESMVITAEHVVEVREAAPPRAVLGWAALRTDEVRDRMAEFLADTPTTAAPDEVVELARTAAEGFEPSDAAVAVCEALRDRLEYIPGVTTVHTPAAEAWQAGAGVCQDVAHLALGALRAIGIPARYVSGYLHPTRGGEVGETVTGESHAWVEWWVGEWVAYDPTNRVPAGGHHVVLARGRSYDDVAPLRGIYAGAGTQELDVEVRITREA; the protein is encoded by the coding sequence GTGAACCGGCTCCGCGTGGTCCACACCTCGACGTTCCGCTACGCCGCGCCCGTGCAGGCGTCCTACAACGAGGCGCGCATGACGCCCGTGTCGCAGGCCGGGCAGACCGTCGTGTCCAGCCGGTTCGAGGCGCAGCCGCACACCTGGTCGTACGAGTACCGCGACTACTGGGGCACCGCCGTCACCGCGTTCGAGGTGCTCGTGCCTCACGAGTCGATGGTCATCACCGCCGAGCACGTCGTCGAGGTGCGCGAGGCCGCCCCGCCCCGCGCCGTCCTCGGCTGGGCTGCGCTGCGCACCGACGAGGTCCGCGACCGCATGGCGGAGTTCCTCGCCGACACCCCGACCACCGCGGCGCCCGACGAGGTCGTCGAGCTCGCCCGCACCGCCGCCGAGGGCTTCGAGCCCTCCGACGCCGCCGTCGCCGTGTGCGAGGCCCTGCGCGACCGCCTCGAGTACATCCCCGGCGTCACGACCGTCCATACGCCCGCCGCGGAGGCCTGGCAGGCCGGCGCGGGCGTCTGCCAGGACGTCGCACACCTCGCGCTCGGCGCCCTGCGGGCGATCGGGATCCCGGCTCGCTACGTCTCCGGCTACCTGCACCCGACGCGCGGCGGTGAGGTCGGCGAGACCGTCACCGGGGAGTCCCACGCGTGGGTCGAGTGGTGGGTCGGCGAGTGGGTCGCCTACGACCCGACGAACCGCGTCCCCGCGGGCGGGCACCACGTCGTCCTCGCGCGAGGTCGGTCCTACGACGACGTCGCGCCGCTGCGCGGCATCTACGCAGGCGCCGGCACGCAGGAGCTCGACGTCGAGGTCCGCATCACCCGCGAGGCCTGA
- a CDS encoding alpha-E domain-containing protein, translated as MLSRIAESLFWIGRYVERADDTARLLDVHLQILLEDPWAEEDLACRSLLSVMDRQLPASSAPIGRVEVLDVLAYDRFSPSSIAGALVSARENARRAREVISTELWESLNATWNQLPSHMRPARPHDYFTWVRERAAVVAGVVDATASRDDTWAFMVLGRSIERADMTARLLTTRALAGSGGPGWTTLLRSCGAHEAFLRTYRGTASDERAAGFLLLDRLFPRSIVFALNQAEACLTALEPVVDRASVDDARRHIGLVRTNLEYRPLIDVLDALPREMEQVQRACAAASDAVRGRYFPSALTTTWVGENL; from the coding sequence GTGCTGAGCCGCATCGCCGAGTCGCTGTTCTGGATCGGCCGCTACGTGGAGCGCGCCGACGACACCGCGCGCCTGCTCGACGTGCACCTGCAGATCCTGCTCGAGGACCCGTGGGCCGAGGAGGACCTCGCGTGCCGCTCGCTGCTGTCGGTCATGGACCGCCAGCTGCCCGCGAGCAGCGCGCCGATCGGCCGCGTCGAGGTGCTCGACGTGCTGGCCTACGACCGGTTCTCGCCCTCGTCGATCGCGGGCGCGCTCGTCTCCGCGCGCGAGAACGCGCGCCGCGCCCGCGAGGTCATCTCGACCGAGCTGTGGGAGAGCCTCAACGCGACGTGGAACCAGCTCCCGTCGCACATGCGCCCTGCGCGCCCGCACGACTACTTCACGTGGGTGCGCGAGCGCGCCGCGGTCGTCGCGGGCGTCGTCGACGCGACCGCCTCCCGTGACGACACGTGGGCGTTCATGGTGCTCGGCCGCTCCATCGAACGCGCGGACATGACCGCGCGCCTGCTCACGACCCGCGCGCTCGCGGGCTCGGGCGGGCCCGGCTGGACCACGCTGCTGCGCTCGTGCGGTGCGCACGAGGCGTTCCTGCGCACCTACCGGGGCACGGCGTCCGACGAACGTGCGGCCGGGTTCCTGCTGCTCGACCGGCTGTTCCCGCGCTCGATCGTCTTCGCGCTCAACCAGGCCGAGGCGTGCCTGACCGCGCTCGAGCCCGTCGTGGACCGCGCGAGCGTCGACGACGCGCGCCGGCACATCGGTCTCGTGCGCACCAACCTCGAGTACCGGCCGCTCATCGACGTGCTCGACGCGCTGCCGCGCGAGATGGAGCAGGTGCAGCGCGCGTGCGCCGCCGCGTCCGACGCGGTCCGCGGCCGGTACTTCCCGTCCGCGCTCACGACGACCTGGGTGGGGGAGAACCTGTGA
- a CDS encoding circularly permuted type 2 ATP-grasp protein — translation MADLFDDYPAGVAWDEMLDPATGPRAAYKHVHAALAQLSAGELRARADALARTYLTQGVTFDFAGEERPFPLDVVPRVLAGDEWEHVAPGVKQRVRALEAFLADVYGPQRVIADGVLPRSVIVSSTNYCRAARGITPPNGVRVHVSGIDLIRDSLGGWRVLEDNVRVPSGVSYVLSNRRAMAQTFPELFAALRIRPVSDYPRRLLAALTAAAPAGVDDPTVVVLTPGVYNSAYFEHSLLARTMGVELVEGRDLFCAQGRVWMRTTQGRRRVDVIYRRVDDDFLDPVTFRADSLLGSPGLMTCARNGTVTIANAVGNGVADDKLVYTYVPDLIRYYLGEEPILANVDTWRLEEPGSLEEVLDRLDELVVKPVDGSGGKGLVVGPAASRAELEALRSRLVEDPRGWIAQPVVQLSTVPTLVEDGLRPRHTDLRPFAVNDGDDIWVLPGGLTRVALPEGRLVVNSSQGGGSKDTWVLGGSPPRREAASAAVHHPVPVGNAVPIDANPQDIRAHVMQQQQSLDGRPAAPSSSDQEVGTC, via the coding sequence ATGGCGGACCTCTTCGACGACTACCCGGCCGGGGTCGCCTGGGACGAGATGCTCGACCCCGCGACCGGCCCGCGCGCGGCGTACAAGCACGTCCACGCGGCCCTCGCGCAGCTCTCCGCCGGCGAGCTGCGAGCGCGAGCGGACGCGCTCGCACGGACGTACCTGACGCAGGGCGTGACGTTCGACTTCGCGGGCGAGGAGCGTCCGTTCCCGCTCGACGTGGTGCCGCGCGTGCTCGCGGGCGACGAGTGGGAGCACGTCGCACCGGGCGTGAAGCAGCGTGTGCGCGCGCTCGAGGCGTTCCTCGCTGACGTGTACGGGCCGCAGCGGGTGATCGCCGACGGCGTCCTGCCGCGCTCGGTGATCGTGTCGTCGACGAACTACTGCCGTGCGGCACGCGGGATCACGCCGCCCAACGGCGTGCGCGTGCACGTCTCGGGCATCGACCTGATCCGCGACTCGCTGGGCGGGTGGCGCGTGCTCGAGGACAACGTGCGGGTCCCGAGCGGTGTGAGCTACGTGCTGTCGAACCGCCGCGCGATGGCGCAGACGTTCCCCGAGCTGTTCGCCGCGCTGCGGATCCGGCCCGTGTCGGACTACCCGCGTCGCCTGCTCGCCGCGCTGACGGCCGCGGCACCCGCGGGCGTGGACGACCCGACGGTCGTCGTGCTGACCCCCGGCGTCTACAACAGCGCGTACTTCGAGCACTCGCTGCTCGCCCGGACCATGGGCGTCGAGCTCGTCGAGGGGCGCGACCTGTTCTGCGCGCAGGGGCGCGTGTGGATGCGCACCACGCAGGGTCGTCGTCGCGTGGACGTCATCTACCGGCGGGTGGACGACGACTTCCTGGACCCGGTCACGTTCCGTGCCGACTCGTTGCTCGGCTCGCCCGGGCTCATGACGTGCGCGCGCAACGGCACGGTCACGATCGCCAACGCGGTGGGCAACGGCGTCGCCGACGACAAGCTCGTCTACACCTACGTGCCGGACCTCATCCGGTACTACCTGGGCGAGGAGCCGATCCTCGCGAACGTCGACACGTGGCGCCTGGAGGAGCCGGGCTCGCTCGAGGAGGTGCTCGACCGTCTCGACGAGCTCGTCGTGAAGCCCGTCGACGGCTCGGGCGGCAAGGGCCTCGTCGTCGGACCCGCCGCCTCGCGTGCGGAGCTCGAGGCGCTGCGCTCGCGCCTCGTCGAGGACCCGCGCGGCTGGATCGCGCAGCCGGTCGTGCAGCTGTCGACCGTCCCGACGCTCGTCGAGGACGGCCTGCGCCCCCGGCACACCGACCTGCGACCGTTCGCGGTGAACGACGGCGACGACATCTGGGTCCTGCCCGGCGGGCTCACGCGCGTCGCGCTGCCGGAGGGCCGCCTCGTCGTGAACTCCTCGCAGGGCGGCGGCTCGAAGGACACGTGGGTGCTCGGCGGTTCCCCGCCGCGGCGCGAGGCCGCGAGCGCGGCCGTGCACCACCCGGTTCCCGTGGGCAACGCGGTCCCGATCGACGCGAACCCGCAGGACATCCGCGCGCACGTCATGCAGCAGCAGCAGTCGCTCGACGGCCGGCCGGCCGCGCCCTCGTCGTCGGACCAGGAGGTGGGCACGTGCTGA
- a CDS encoding type II toxin-antitoxin system PemK/MazF family toxin, whose protein sequence is MAASSSVSRLLRSTASTLLRVLVSRGSSRSSSGPTSTSTATSTVPTHERAHRPGRVHRPHARTTSTTSTTPAQPARTVLPDHVGPVPIHYSPELDGAADPGEIVWTWVPYEEDATQGKDRPVFVVGWDGPVVLGLMLTSKDHDRNAAREARKGRVWMDIGSGPWDSRRRDSEVRLDRVLRLDPDTIRREGAVVDHDLFVKVADALTELRGRV, encoded by the coding sequence GTGGCCGCTTCCTCGTCCGTCTCCCGACTGCTCCGGAGCACCGCGTCGACGCTGCTGCGCGTGCTCGTCTCCCGCGGCTCGTCGCGCTCCTCGTCCGGCCCGACGTCCACCTCGACCGCCACGTCGACGGTCCCGACGCACGAGCGTGCGCACCGGCCGGGCCGGGTCCACCGCCCGCACGCCCGCACGACCAGCACGACGAGCACGACGCCGGCCCAGCCGGCGCGCACCGTGCTGCCCGACCACGTCGGCCCGGTCCCGATCCACTACAGCCCCGAGCTGGACGGCGCGGCGGACCCGGGCGAGATCGTGTGGACGTGGGTCCCCTACGAGGAGGACGCGACGCAGGGCAAGGACCGGCCCGTGTTCGTCGTCGGCTGGGACGGCCCGGTCGTGCTCGGGCTGATGCTCACGAGCAAGGACCACGACCGCAACGCCGCGCGCGAGGCGCGCAAGGGCCGCGTGTGGATGGACATCGGCTCGGGCCCCTGGGACTCCAGGCGCCGCGACAGCGAGGTGCGCCTGGACCGGGTGCTGCGGCTCGACCCCGACACGATCCGTCGCGAGGGGGCCGTCGTGGACCACGACCTGTTCGTCAAGGTGGCCGACGCGCTGACGGAGCTGCGCGGCCGGGTGTGA
- the rpsT gene encoding 30S ribosomal protein S20, with the protein MANIKSQIKRIRTNEKARLRNKSVKSELKTHIRRVREAVAGGDKDAATSALQTASKKLDKAVSKGVIHANQAANKKSALAKSVNSL; encoded by the coding sequence GTGGCGAACATCAAGTCCCAGATCAAGCGCATCCGCACCAACGAGAAGGCGCGCCTGCGCAACAAGTCGGTGAAGTCCGAGCTCAAGACGCACATCCGTCGCGTCCGCGAGGCCGTCGCCGGCGGTGACAAGGACGCGGCCACCTCCGCGCTGCAGACCGCGTCGAAGAAGCTCGACAAGGCGGTCAGCAAGGGCGTCATCCACGCCAACCAGGCGGCCAACAAGAAGTCGGCGCTCGCGAAGTCGGTCAACTCGCTCTGA
- a CDS encoding EAL and HDOD domain-containing protein, giving the protein MVSVKDDLDDAALRRLAAAVDDAIPGALRTQWEAHVSCSPVLVGRQGIFTASGQPVAYELSYRGDGALSGARAGSWSAQQHERATAHVLSATFGRADLESVANGRLLFVRCTRAYLVGDLAVPRRPDRLVLVVPDTVPIDADVLAGVRRLRAEGYRFALPAFVSSAAQRRLLPHADYVKVDVRDLDVEGRPVVALARSYGASLVAEYVETPEAMAHARDLGFTLFQGNLLERAGVLDRASAQIVD; this is encoded by the coding sequence ATGGTGAGCGTGAAGGACGACCTCGACGACGCGGCACTCCGGCGCCTCGCGGCGGCTGTGGACGACGCGATCCCGGGGGCCCTCCGCACGCAGTGGGAGGCACATGTCTCCTGCTCGCCCGTGCTCGTCGGACGCCAGGGGATCTTCACCGCGTCGGGTCAGCCCGTCGCCTACGAGCTCTCCTACCGCGGGGACGGTGCCCTGTCCGGCGCGCGCGCCGGCTCGTGGAGCGCGCAGCAGCACGAGCGCGCGACCGCCCACGTGCTGTCCGCGACGTTCGGCCGTGCCGACCTCGAGAGCGTCGCGAACGGTCGCCTGCTGTTCGTGCGCTGCACGCGTGCGTACCTCGTCGGTGACCTCGCCGTCCCGCGCCGGCCGGACCGCCTCGTGCTCGTCGTCCCGGACACCGTGCCGATCGACGCGGACGTCCTCGCCGGCGTGCGGCGCCTGCGCGCCGAGGGCTACCGGTTCGCGCTCCCGGCGTTCGTGAGCAGCGCGGCGCAGCGCCGGCTCCTACCGCACGCGGACTACGTGAAGGTCGACGTCCGCGACCTCGACGTCGAGGGACGCCCCGTCGTCGCGCTCGCCCGCTCCTACGGTGCGAGCCTCGTCGCCGAGTACGTCGAGACGCCGGAGGCGATGGCGCACGCCCGTGACCTGGGGTTCACGCTGTTCCAGGGCAACCTTCTCGAGCGCGCGGGCGTCCTCGACCGCGCGAGCGCGCAGATCGTCGACTGA
- a CDS encoding EAL domain-containing protein, whose translation MSPHTHAPRPSTPPQVARQPIWSPGGELHGYELLYRMPDGTPAGVDHWDEGRQEDATEAVLGRIPTMDLRDTLAFVNVTRGYLVDTRTLPPHRDRLVLEVVETVPADDAALAGLTRLRAAGYRLAIDDFTATAAQLAMLPWADYVKIDCRDLVQHGSALVELARSTGAQVVAERVSDTALVDHCVAWGFDLLQGDVLGPAATLAL comes from the coding sequence GTGAGTCCCCACACGCACGCACCGCGGCCGTCCACGCCGCCGCAGGTCGCGCGCCAGCCGATCTGGTCGCCCGGCGGTGAGCTGCACGGTTACGAGCTGCTCTACCGCATGCCGGACGGCACCCCGGCGGGCGTGGACCACTGGGACGAAGGCCGACAGGAGGACGCCACCGAAGCCGTCCTCGGCCGGATCCCCACCATGGACCTGCGCGACACGCTCGCGTTCGTGAACGTCACGCGCGGCTACCTCGTCGACACCCGGACGCTGCCGCCGCACCGCGATCGGCTCGTCCTGGAGGTCGTCGAGACGGTCCCCGCCGACGACGCGGCGCTCGCCGGGCTGACGCGGCTGCGCGCCGCCGGCTACCGGCTCGCGATCGACGACTTCACCGCGACCGCCGCGCAGCTCGCGATGCTGCCGTGGGCGGACTACGTCAAGATCGACTGCCGCGACCTGGTCCAGCACGGCAGCGCGCTCGTCGAGCTCGCACGCAGCACGGGAGCGCAGGTCGTCGCCGAACGCGTCAGCGACACCGCGCTCGTCGACCACTGCGTCGCGTGGGGGTTCGACCTCCTGCAGGGCGACGTGCTCGGCCCGGCGGCGACGCTCGCGCTCTGA
- the holA gene encoding DNA polymerase III subunit delta, with the protein MPAPTRSSRSSGGRSGGQRRSSAPPGLTWEEAAPAPVVLVRGSEGLLVDRATDRIVALAREADPDVEVTRIDAAQYTAGMLGVTTSPSLFAEDKVVVVEALETGPDDVFADVQAYLAAPAPGVVLVLRHSGGVRGKKTLDALRAAKVPEIACDAVTSDADKTSFVTAELRRAGRRADGAAVRALVDAVGSDLRELAASCSQLVADTTGMIGVDVVERYYGGRIEATGFRVADAAVAGDAGQAVALLRHALATGLDPVPVVAALAAKLRTIAKVGAVRSRGQGALRDLGLAPWQVDRALRELRSWTPEALAEAISAVAQADAEVKGESRDPRFAVERAVLRVAAAAGS; encoded by the coding sequence GTGCCCGCGCCCACCCGATCCAGCCGCTCCTCCGGTGGTCGCTCCGGCGGCCAGCGCCGCTCGTCGGCACCCCCCGGGCTGACGTGGGAGGAGGCCGCACCGGCGCCCGTCGTGCTGGTGCGCGGCTCGGAGGGCCTGCTCGTCGACCGGGCGACCGACCGGATCGTCGCCCTGGCACGCGAGGCCGACCCGGACGTCGAGGTCACGCGCATCGACGCCGCCCAGTACACCGCCGGGATGCTCGGCGTGACCACCAGCCCGTCGCTGTTCGCCGAGGACAAGGTCGTCGTGGTCGAGGCGCTCGAGACCGGCCCGGACGACGTGTTCGCCGACGTCCAGGCGTACCTGGCCGCCCCGGCTCCCGGCGTCGTGCTGGTCCTGCGGCACAGCGGAGGAGTGCGGGGCAAGAAGACGCTCGACGCGCTCCGCGCGGCGAAGGTGCCGGAGATCGCGTGCGACGCCGTGACGTCGGACGCCGACAAGACGTCGTTCGTGACCGCCGAGCTGCGGCGGGCCGGTCGGCGCGCGGACGGCGCCGCGGTGCGTGCGCTCGTCGACGCCGTGGGCAGCGACCTGCGCGAGCTGGCCGCGTCGTGCTCGCAGCTCGTCGCCGACACCACCGGGATGATCGGCGTCGACGTCGTCGAGAGGTACTACGGGGGCCGCATCGAGGCGACCGGGTTCCGGGTCGCCGACGCCGCCGTCGCGGGCGACGCGGGCCAGGCCGTCGCGCTGCTGCGGCACGCGCTCGCGACGGGTCTCGACCCCGTGCCCGTGGTCGCCGCGCTGGCCGCCAAGCTCCGCACCATCGCGAAGGTGGGTGCCGTGCGCAGCCGCGGTCAGGGTGCGCTGCGGGACCTGGGGCTCGCGCCGTGGCAGGTCGACCGTGCGCTGCGTGAGCTGCGCTCGTGGACGCCGGAGGCCCTCGCGGAGGCGATCAGCGCGGTCGCGCAGGCGGACGCGGAGGTCAAGGGCGAGAGCCGGGACCCGCGGTTCGCGGTCGAGCGGGCCGTGCTCCGCGTCGCGGCCGCCGCCGGGTCCTGA
- a CDS encoding ComEC/Rec2 family competence protein, translated as MTLDLRLVPAALASWVAALLVVRAPPGRALVVAVGAVLLASGCALGPVRRRWDGFVQPSWQASVVLALVAAAAVGAAGATQVAARERGLLPELSARAAVATLVGRVGADPVPVRATWPGAPPRTRWVLDVTRVEAGRRTSAAVGRVVVLCGALGGGGPAYGARVQVTGRLRAADPGAREVAVLVAGADPVTLEPPRAWDAAAGRARAHVRALADGIPGDAAALLPGVTVGDTSRVPDDLADAMRASGLTHLVAVSGAHFALVASLVLAGTAAVGAPPRVQAGATVAVAAGMLVLVHPEPSVVRAAAMGAVGVLGLAAGRPARSPAALGAAVVVLLVADPWLAGELGFALSVAATAGIVLLGTALTRRWAARLGHGPASGIAVPVAAQLVCGPLVLVVSGVLTPWGVLANVVAAPAVAPATLLGLLAAVLAPWWPGAAEAVAAVAGAACWWIGAVARHAAHLPGARLAWLPGPAGVVLLAVVGATLARLLLGPRRDAPAGPAGTGESRRGGVSA; from the coding sequence GTGACGCTCGACCTGCGCCTCGTGCCGGCCGCGCTCGCGTCCTGGGTCGCGGCGCTGCTCGTCGTGCGGGCGCCGCCCGGCCGGGCGCTCGTCGTGGCGGTCGGCGCCGTGCTGCTCGCGTCCGGTTGTGCGCTCGGGCCGGTCCGGCGCCGGTGGGACGGGTTCGTGCAGCCCTCCTGGCAGGCGTCGGTCGTGCTCGCGCTGGTCGCAGCCGCGGCCGTCGGTGCCGCGGGGGCCACGCAGGTCGCGGCCCGGGAACGGGGTCTGCTGCCCGAGCTCTCGGCGCGGGCGGCGGTCGCCACGCTCGTCGGCCGCGTGGGCGCCGACCCGGTGCCCGTGCGCGCGACGTGGCCCGGTGCGCCGCCGCGCACGCGGTGGGTGCTCGACGTGACGCGCGTGGAGGCGGGTCGTCGGACGTCGGCCGCCGTCGGGCGGGTCGTCGTGCTGTGCGGCGCGCTCGGGGGCGGCGGGCCCGCCTACGGTGCGCGGGTGCAGGTCACGGGCAGGCTGCGCGCGGCCGATCCCGGCGCCCGCGAGGTCGCGGTGCTCGTCGCGGGCGCCGACCCGGTGACGCTCGAGCCCCCGCGCGCGTGGGACGCCGCCGCCGGCCGCGCCCGCGCGCACGTGCGAGCGCTCGCGGACGGGATCCCGGGCGACGCCGCCGCCCTGCTGCCCGGTGTGACGGTCGGGGACACCTCGCGCGTGCCCGACGACCTGGCCGACGCCATGCGCGCGTCCGGGCTGACGCACCTCGTGGCGGTCTCGGGTGCGCACTTCGCGCTCGTCGCGTCGCTCGTGCTCGCCGGTACCGCGGCGGTCGGCGCGCCGCCGCGCGTGCAGGCCGGTGCGACCGTCGCCGTCGCGGCCGGGATGCTCGTGCTGGTGCACCCTGAGCCGAGTGTCGTGCGGGCCGCCGCGATGGGCGCGGTCGGCGTGCTCGGTCTCGCCGCAGGACGGCCGGCGCGCTCGCCCGCCGCGCTCGGGGCGGCCGTCGTCGTGCTGCTCGTGGCGGACCCGTGGCTCGCGGGCGAGCTCGGCTTCGCGCTGTCGGTCGCGGCGACCGCCGGGATCGTCCTGCTCGGGACCGCGCTCACGCGGCGCTGGGCGGCTCGGCTCGGGCACGGTCCGGCGTCCGGGATCGCGGTGCCGGTCGCGGCGCAGCTCGTGTGCGGCCCGCTCGTGCTCGTCGTGAGCGGCGTGCTCACGCCGTGGGGCGTCCTGGCCAACGTCGTGGCGGCACCCGCGGTCGCGCCGGCCACGCTGCTGGGCCTGCTCGCCGCCGTGCTGGCTCCGTGGTGGCCGGGCGCGGCCGAGGCGGTCGCGGCGGTGGCCGGCGCGGCGTGCTGGTGGATCGGCGCGGTCGCCCGCCACGCCGCGCACCTGCCCGGTGCGCGCCTCGCGTGGCTGCCGGGACCCGCCGGCGTGGTGCTGCTAGCCGTGGTCGGTGCGACGCTCGCGCGGCTCCTGCTCGGGCCGAGACGCGACGCGCCGGCGGGACCGGCCGGGACCGGGGAGAGCCGTCGGGGTGGGGTGTCGGCGTGA
- a CDS encoding ComEA family DNA-binding protein has product MIPLDPTRSRGREVRARLRSLVHDDAVADQARSSLPAPGPSRSVLSWPDCSWSDGSWSDGSRVDGSGPDPSRAGPPFGDALAIAAQRYADAHGVLPGPERAPTRVRWRPSVRTALAGSVAIVLVAGAVALRTVVTQPGEPVDLPVPAPLTAAPATPSGAAGSAGVEADGSASQAPQEVVVDVAGAVTHPGVVRLPVGARVVDAIDAAGGATADADLARLNLARVLVDAEQVLVPRPGDPLPVGPSPGSGAATGAGAGDDLVDLNAADAAALETLPGIGPVLAERIVEHRADRPFSSVDELVDVPGIGTALLERLRDRVRV; this is encoded by the coding sequence GTGATCCCGCTCGACCCGACCCGGTCCCGCGGCCGCGAGGTGCGCGCGCGGCTGCGCTCCCTGGTGCACGACGACGCGGTCGCCGACCAGGCGCGGTCGAGCCTCCCGGCGCCAGGTCCCTCGCGGTCGGTTCTCTCGTGGCCGGACTGCTCGTGGTCGGACGGCTCGTGGTCGGACGGCTCGCGGGTGGACGGCTCGGGGCCGGACCCGTCACGAGCGGGGCCTCCTTTCGGGGACGCGCTCGCGATCGCGGCGCAGCGCTACGCCGACGCGCACGGGGTGCTCCCGGGACCCGAGCGGGCCCCGACCCGCGTGCGGTGGCGTCCGAGCGTGCGGACCGCGCTCGCGGGCTCGGTGGCGATCGTGCTCGTCGCCGGGGCGGTCGCGCTGCGCACCGTCGTGACGCAGCCGGGGGAGCCGGTCGACCTGCCGGTGCCCGCGCCGCTCACCGCCGCGCCGGCGACGCCGTCCGGTGCGGCGGGCTCGGCGGGTGTCGAGGCGGACGGCTCGGCGTCCCAGGCGCCGCAGGAGGTCGTCGTGGACGTCGCCGGCGCGGTCACCCACCCGGGCGTCGTGCGGCTGCCGGTGGGGGCACGCGTCGTCGACGCGATCGACGCCGCCGGGGGAGCGACGGCCGACGCGGACCTCGCACGGCTCAACCTCGCGCGCGTGCTCGTCGACGCGGAGCAGGTGCTCGTCCCACGGCCGGGCGACCCGCTCCCGGTCGGCCCTTCCCCGGGCTCCGGGGCCGCGACCGGGGCGGGAGCGGGCGACGACCTCGTGGACCTCAACGCCGCCGACGCCGCTGCGCTCGAGACGCTGCCCGGCATCGGACCGGTGCTCGCCGAGCGCATCGTGGAGCACCGCGCGGACCGCCCGTTCTCGAGCGTCGACGAGCTCGTGGACGTGCCCGGGATCGGCACGGCGCTGCTCGAGCGGCTGCGGGACCGGGTGCGCGTGTGA